One segment of Fusarium oxysporum f. sp. lycopersici 4287 chromosome 7, whole genome shotgun sequence DNA contains the following:
- a CDS encoding aarF domain-containing kinase, with protein sequence MNYLLPSEWTNTFIPLQDKCPVSSLESIEDMFRKDTGEELWDYFSDFAPEPIGAASLAQVHLASIKGSNQKVAVKVQHPELEAWAPLDLALTRYTFSTLKRFFPEYDLEWLSSEMDVSLPKELDFQEEANNARRMKEHFAKIPQLPLIIPEVIWAKKRIIVMACEAGSRLDDLDYLDKNGIDRDEVSATLARIFNEMIFGDGAPLHCDPHGGNIAIRKNNARRGLGRGPNFDVILYDHGLYRDIELPLRRSYAKMWLAVIDGDMDRMKKYAHEVAGIEDKDFPLFASAITGRDYSIVSKSGSILETRTADEQKTMSGALQEGLIVDLVQLLSRVPRIILLILKTNDLTRSLDENLQTRQGPIRSFMILARYCTKTVFHEKLEEIGQNGSFLWPFNAVRVFAAWVGFMRVEIKLEAFELWLFTKRMLGLGSLEFSGAALQK encoded by the coding sequence ATGAATTACCTTTTACCATCCGAATGGACAAACACTTTCATCCCCCTGCAGGACAAGTGCCCTGTATCTTCACTTGAGTCGATCGAGGATATGTTTCGCAAGGATACAGGAGAAGAGCTTTGGGACTATTTCTCCGATTTCGCCCCTGAACCAATTGGTGCTGCCTCTCTTGCTCAGGTACATCTGGCATCCATCAAGGGGTCAAATCAGAAGGTTGCGGTCAAGGTTCAACATCCTGAGCTCGAAGCATGGGCACCCCTGGATCTAGCGCTTACCCGGTACACGTTTTCGACTCTGAAACGATTTTTCCCCGAATATGATCTTGAGTGGCTCTCTTCTGAGATGGATGTTTCTCTTCCTAAAGAACTTGACTTCCAAGAAGAGGCTAACAATGCCCGACGTATGAAGGAGCACTTCGCTAAGATTCCACAGCTACCCCTGATTATCCCCGAGGTCATCTGGGCTAAGAAGCGAATCATTGTTATGGCGTGCGAAGCGGGAAGTAGACTCGACGATCTGGACTATTTGGATAAGAACGGTATTGACCGAGATGAAGTATCTGCCACGTTAGCGCGTATCTTCAACGAAATGatctttggtgatggtgcACCCCTGCACTGTGATCCTCACGGTGGCAATATTGCAATCCGCAAGAACAATGCCCGCCGGGGCCTTGGACGAGGTCCTAACTTTGATGTGATTTTATATGATCATGGTCTCTACCGCGACATTGAGCTTCCTTTGCGAAGGTCATACGCCAAGATGTGGCTTGCGGTTATTGATGGCGATATGGATCGAATGAAGAAATATGCACATGAGGTTGCCGGTATAGAGGACAAGGACTTCCCGCTCTTTGCTTCAGCAATTACTGGTCGAGACTACAGCATTGTTAGCAAGTCTGGATCTATCCTCGAGACTCGGACAGCGGATGAGCAAAAGACAATGAGCGGGGCTCTGCAGGAGGGTCTCATTGTCGACCTCGTGCAGCTTCTCAGCCGCGTGCCTCGTATCATCCTTCTAATTCTCAAGACAAATGATCTAACCCGAAGCCTGGACGAGAACCTCCAGACACGGCAGGGTCCCATCCGTTCGTTCATGATCCTCGCACGATATTGCACCAAGACCGTATTCcacgagaagcttgaagagatCGGTCAAAACGGATCATTCCTCTGGCCGTTCAATGCTGTGCGAGTGTTTGCTGCATGGGTTGGTTTCATGCGCGTGGAGATCAAGTTAGAGGCCTTTGAACTTTGGCTATTTACCAAGAGAATGTTGGGTCTAGGCAGCTTAGAGTTTTCAGGTGCGGCGTTACAAAAGTGA
- a CDS encoding myo-inositol-1-phosphate synthase: protein MAPHAEVGTGSSNGAVYNGRGSSATQDLFTVNSPNVTYTDAEIRSRYTYRTTKVDVDANGKYVATPNETLYDFKVDRKIPKVGMMLVGLGGNNGTTVTAGILANRRQLAWDTKEGPRESNYYGSVVMGSTLKLGHDAKTHQEINIPFHNILPMVHPNDLVIGGWDISKMNLAQAMDRAQVLEPTLKAQVKKEMAEMVPLPSIYYPDFIAANQEDRADNVLEGSKACWAHVEKIRQDIRDFKAKNGLDKVIIMWTANTERYADLIEGVNDTADNLLKAIEQGHEEVSPSTVFAVACILEKAPFINGSPQNTFVPGAIELAEKHNAFIGGDDFKSGQTKMKSALVDFLINAGIKLTSIASYNHLGNNDGKNLSSQKQFRSKEISKSNVVDDMVEANHVLYKKGEHPDHCVVIKYMPAVADNKRALDEYYAEIFMGGHQTISLFNICEDSLLASPLIIDLVIIAEMMSRIQWKAVSSDGTATTEYKSFHSVLSVLSYMLKAPLTPPGTPVVNALAKQRAALTNIFRACVGLEPESDMTLEHKLF, encoded by the exons atggctcctCACGCGGAAGTCGGCACGGGCTCCTCGAACGGGGCGGTCTACAACGGCCGAGGTTCCTCAGCTACCCAGGACCTCTTCACCGTCAACTCCCCCAACGTCACCTACACTGATGCGGAAATTCGTTCCCGATACACCTACCGCACTACCAaggttgacgttgatgctAATGGCAAGTATGTCGCCACTCCAAATGAGACTCTCTATGACTTCAAGGTCGACCGTAAGATCCCCAAGGTCGGCATGATGTTGGTTGGCCTCGGAGGCAACAATGGCACTACCGTCACCGCTGGCATCCTCGCCAACCGCCGTCAGCTCGCCTGGGATACCAAGGAGGGTCCTCGCGAGTCCAACTACTACGGCTCTGTTGTTATGGGCTCTACCCTCAAGCTTGGCCATGATGCCAAGACCCATCAGGAGATCAACATTCCCTTCCATAACATCCTCCCCATGGTTCACCCTAACGACCTTGTCATTGGCGGCTGGGACATTAGCAAGATGAATCTGGCTCAGGCCATGGATCGCGCTCAGGTCCTCGAGCCTACCCTCAAGGCccaggtcaagaaggagatggccgAGATGGTTCCCCTTCCCTCCATCTACTACCCAGACTTCATTGCCGCCAATCAGGAGGACCGTGCTGATAACGTTCTCGAGGGCTCCAAGGCTTGCTGGGCTCACGTTGAGAAGATCCGCCAGGACATCCGTGACTTTAAGGCCAAGAACGGCCTTGACaaggtcatcatcatgtgGACTGCCAATACTGAGCGATATGCCGACCTGATTGAGGGCGTCAACGACACTGCTGACAACcttctcaaggccattgaGCAGGGCCACGAGGAGGTCTCTCCCTCAACCGTCTTTGCCGTTGCCTGTATTCTTGAGAAAGCCCCTTTCATCAATGGCTCCCCACAGAACACCTTTGTCCCTGGCGCCATCGAGCTTGCTGAGAAGCACAATGCCTTCATTGGTGGTGATGACTTCAAGTCTGGCCAGACCAAGATGAAGTCTGCCCTGGTTGATTTCCTCATCAACGCTGGTATTAAATTGACATCCATTGCCAGCTACAACCATCTTGGCAACAACGATGGCAAGAACTTGAGCTCCCAGAAGCAGTTCCGCTCCAAGGAAATTTCGAAGTCCAACGTCGTTGATGACATGGTTGAGGCTAACCACGTTCTGTACAAGAAGGGCGAGCACCCTGACCACTGTGTTGTAATCAAGTATATGCCCGCTGTTGCCGACAACAAGCGCGCTCTTGACGAATACTATGCCGAGATTTTCATGGGCGGTCACCAGACCATTTC GCTCTTCAACATCTGCGAGGACTCCCTTCTTGCCTCTCCTTTGATCATTGACTTGGTCATCATTGCCGAGATGATGTCTCGTATCCAGTGGAAGGCTGTATCCTCTGATGGTACTGCTACTACCGAATACAAGAGCTTCCACAGTGTCCTGAGCGTCCTTAGCTACATGCTGAAGGCTCCCCTCACCCCTCCTGGCACCCCCGTTGTCAATGCACTAGCCAAGCAGCGTGCTGCTCTGACTAACATTTTCCGTGCTTGCGTTGGCCTCGAGCCGGAATCTGACATGACTCTTGAGCACAAGCTCTTCTAG
- a CDS encoding myo-inositol-1-phosphate synthase, whose product MAPHAEVGTGSSNGAVYNGRGSSATQDLFTVNSPNVTYTDAEIRSRYTYRTTKVDVDANGKYVATPNETLYDFKVDRKIPKVGMMLVGLGGNNGTTVTAGILANRRQLAWDTKEGPRESNYYGSVVMGSTLKLGHDAKTHQEINIPFHNILPMVHPNDLVIGGWDISKMNLAQAMDRAQVLEPTLKAQVKKEMAEMVPLPSIYYPDFIAANQEDRADNVLEGSKACWAHVEKIRQDIRDFKAKNGLDKVIIMWTANTERYADLIEGVNDTADNLLKAIEQGHEEVSPSTVFAVACILEKAPFINGSPQNTFVPGAIELAEKHNAFIGGDDFKSGQTKMKSALVDFLINAGIKLTSIASYNHLGNNDGKNLSSQKQFRSKEISKSNVVDDMVEANHVLYKKGEHPDHCVVIKYMPAVADNKRALDEYYAEIFMGGHQTIS is encoded by the coding sequence atggctcctCACGCGGAAGTCGGCACGGGCTCCTCGAACGGGGCGGTCTACAACGGCCGAGGTTCCTCAGCTACCCAGGACCTCTTCACCGTCAACTCCCCCAACGTCACCTACACTGATGCGGAAATTCGTTCCCGATACACCTACCGCACTACCAaggttgacgttgatgctAATGGCAAGTATGTCGCCACTCCAAATGAGACTCTCTATGACTTCAAGGTCGACCGTAAGATCCCCAAGGTCGGCATGATGTTGGTTGGCCTCGGAGGCAACAATGGCACTACCGTCACCGCTGGCATCCTCGCCAACCGCCGTCAGCTCGCCTGGGATACCAAGGAGGGTCCTCGCGAGTCCAACTACTACGGCTCTGTTGTTATGGGCTCTACCCTCAAGCTTGGCCATGATGCCAAGACCCATCAGGAGATCAACATTCCCTTCCATAACATCCTCCCCATGGTTCACCCTAACGACCTTGTCATTGGCGGCTGGGACATTAGCAAGATGAATCTGGCTCAGGCCATGGATCGCGCTCAGGTCCTCGAGCCTACCCTCAAGGCccaggtcaagaaggagatggccgAGATGGTTCCCCTTCCCTCCATCTACTACCCAGACTTCATTGCCGCCAATCAGGAGGACCGTGCTGATAACGTTCTCGAGGGCTCCAAGGCTTGCTGGGCTCACGTTGAGAAGATCCGCCAGGACATCCGTGACTTTAAGGCCAAGAACGGCCTTGACaaggtcatcatcatgtgGACTGCCAATACTGAGCGATATGCCGACCTGATTGAGGGCGTCAACGACACTGCTGACAACcttctcaaggccattgaGCAGGGCCACGAGGAGGTCTCTCCCTCAACCGTCTTTGCCGTTGCCTGTATTCTTGAGAAAGCCCCTTTCATCAATGGCTCCCCACAGAACACCTTTGTCCCTGGCGCCATCGAGCTTGCTGAGAAGCACAATGCCTTCATTGGTGGTGATGACTTCAAGTCTGGCCAGACCAAGATGAAGTCTGCCCTGGTTGATTTCCTCATCAACGCTGGTATTAAATTGACATCCATTGCCAGCTACAACCATCTTGGCAACAACGATGGCAAGAACTTGAGCTCCCAGAAGCAGTTCCGCTCCAAGGAAATTTCGAAGTCCAACGTCGTTGATGACATGGTTGAGGCTAACCACGTTCTGTACAAGAAGGGCGAGCACCCTGACCACTGTGTTGTAATCAAGTATATGCCCGCTGTTGCCGACAACAAGCGCGCTCTTGACGAATACTATGCCGAGATTTTCATGGGCGGTCACCAGACCATTTCGTAA
- a CDS encoding hypothetical protein (At least one base has a quality score < 10), whose translation MATPPRASSRFSKGGTPEPLSPQSRFKAQLAALESSDDETFSSNQYTDNNSKNHLDLPTQTIPDQETSDESDNDIIRPRGKLAARMQGTWRQKESGNTSLQKETTGDCIEKIYEPEEKATEEVEKADNVDMPDVESQEDDAPAARRRLVRKAPSSPASKRTPRGSSPTLFVSSPLRPSPTRSMHSGSDSEGDMPTLKSDRFKAKLERRRQKRRDEDAAKEEKEAEKRAKQQKVAQEMEEMVSDGDNSSITDDEGGRRLTQAERPSARKASKKAIEEMKRETQRMSRNMQLVHEAKTRKKITKNSLFERFNFRPAGEPEPKVTSSSRVPTPHSDVEMQGVDTPPSSPPASKETATAVTGPETAAGDNEFGLPTIDSLAETTKLKPDKGKGKAVETPTEQEQPVQNPRRQFRVKLPPMRANVTMVDSDDELEITTTTKDKIRAVFDMAPTKKAQEPSSVQALRALAQLKSPGKETRRKNENNGMTAGELQAYLYQKARQQAKVERDRRVDLLKAQGVVIQTAEERERQMQDAEDIVARARVEAQMIRQKEKAAAKKEAKENGEVDPLAWDDSEDDEYQASGNEADGEGSVVELSGSEDEEEVSDEEQPDGNNMVEVEARDGESGASADENDDTTLIASQDVQDDIEEFPATRHRRLRKPIVLSDEEEDTVEMTPRPKATVHMSPTVPNTQSPTAPRSVLRSAKKNFIPGLPVQGPAGLGLTQIFAGTMDDSQMNSANGPTQSLMPDFDHFPDSNFSATMDEPMEDMIIDSQKNDSQKNTQDIALDLSQSQMRGLDSLLREESTQISEMIDFTQDGGLQDQTPLKNRFVEAPVSTTETMLVDHDDPTQASPLVRRGRLRRRIETSQRIQETPEPASAEKTDNVFEALKEGAKNEHKKRLQTEFDHKNSKAKEMVQEQAEESEDEYAGLGGADGEDSDNESAASLKDIIDDTASNDIDGAKLAALYAAREQAEDEKQVEKLFKDITTGMLRRKRGAGYDLDDSDDDGEARRRMKRRQFAKMQKALFSDERVKKIAENPGNQAFLRTIEDRGSDDEMDFLDAPQEIVESSQSQSQDESSEAQTVPDSQPQKVLSPADNRVPGYLRRTKDGKKPSNIGEVRETLSDLLEEPHGSVIPATEVGSDSEGEENTTTETRSDKENDISNPRRGRVAVVDRISLKRSGSLNVSTGRLAFATASNSSFKVPALLRRATTNSFVSGTVSTTSSGSPAPASGFGEEAKIKKGATKKSGVHAFARDSERRAKLEQNERKREERKIKGAERRVGVVGGLLGKGSFE comes from the exons ATGGCTACTCCCCCACGAGCTTCCTCCCGCTTCTCAAAGGGTGGAACTCCCGAACCACTTTCACCACAGTCCAGATTCAAAGCGCAACTTGCAGCTCTTGAGAGCAGTGACGACGAAACATTCTCTTCAAACCAATACACAGATAACAACTCAAAAAATCACCTCGACCTACCAACACAGACCATACCTGATCAAGAAACGTCCGATGAATCGGATAATGATATAATTAGGCCACGAGGCAAGCTGGCGGCTAGGATGCAAGGGACATGGCGACAAAAGGAGTCCGGGAATACGTCTTTGCAAAAAGAAACCACTGGGGACTGCATAGAGAAGATTTACGAGCCAGAGGAGAAGGCGACTGAAGAAGTGGAGAAGGCAGACAATGTTGACATGCCCGATGTTGAATCGCAAGAAGATGACGCTCCTGCTGCACGCCGAAGATTAGTTCGCAAGGCACCTTCGTCGCCAGCCTCAAAACGCACCCCTCGTGGTTCCAGCCCAACACTTTTCGTATCATCACCTCTTCGCCCTTCGCCAACCCGATCGATGCATAGTGGCTCTGATTCTGAGGGTGACATGCCTACCCTCAAATCCGATCGCTTTAAAGCGAAGCTGGAGCGCCGCAGACAAAAGAGGCGTGACGAAGACGCCgctaaagaagaaaaagaggccGAAAAACGTGCAAAACAACAGAAAGTCGCACaggagatggaagagatggTCTCGGATGGCGATAATTCCAGTATTACCGACGATGAAGGCGGCCGACGACTAACACAGGCCGAGCGACCCAGTGCTCGTAAAGCCAGCAAGAAGGCCAtcgaggagatgaagagagaaaCTCAGAGAATGTCGAGAAATATGCAGTTGGTACATGAAGCCAAGACACGAAAGAAGATTACCAAGAACAGTTTATTTGAGCGTTTCAACTTTCGCCCAGCAGGTGAACCAGAACCAAAGGTTACCAGCTCGAGTAGGGTCCCAACACCACACAGCGATGTTGAGATGCAGGGTGTCGATACACCACCGAGTTCTCCGCCAGCTTCCAAAGAGACTGCCACTGCCGTTACAGGCCCAGAAACTGCTGCTGGTGACAATGAATTCGGCTTGCCAACTATAGACAGTCTGGCTGAGACAACCAAGCTCAAACCAGATAAAGGAAAGGGAAAGGCCGTGGAGACTCCAACCGAACAGGAACAGCCCGTTCAAAACCCGAGGCGCCAATTTCGAGTCAAGCTTCCACCTATGAGAGCCAACGTGACCATGGTGGATTCGGATGACGAGTTAGAGATCAcaaccaccaccaaggacaagattCGAGCTGTATTCGACATGGCGCCAACAAAGAAAGCACAAGAACCCAGTTCCGTTCAGGCGCTACGCGCCCTTGCCCAACTAAAATCTCCCGGCAAGGAGACAAGGCGAAAGAACGAAAACAACGGCATGACAGCAGGCGAACTCCAGGCCTATCTATACCAGAAGGCTCGGCAGCAAGCTAAGGTAGAGCGTGACCGCAGAGTTGATCTGCTAAAGGCTCAAGGTGTCGTTATTCAGACCGCAGAGGAGCGGGAACGTCAGATGCAAGACGCTGAGGACATTGTCGCTAGGGCAAGAGTGGAGGCACAGATGATTAGGCAAAAAGAGAAAGCAgccgccaagaaggaagcgaAGGAGAATGGCGAAGTTGACCCCTTGGCCTGGGATGACAGCGAGGACGACGAGTATCAGGCATCTGGAAACGAAGCTGATGGAGAAGGATCAGTTGTTGAGTTGTCCGGatctgaggatgaagaggaagttAGTGACGAGGAGCAACCAGATGGCAATAACATGGTCGAAGTCGAGGCTCGAGATGGAGAGTCTGGGGCCTCCGctgatgagaatgatgatACAACTCTTATCGCCAGTCAAGATGTTCAAGACGATATCGAAGAGTTCCCTGCTACGAGACATAGACGACTGCGAAAGCCTATTGTTCTTtccgacgaggaggaggacaCAGTCGAAATGACACCCAGACCAAAAGCTACTGTCCACATGTCACCAACAGTCCCAAACACCCAATCTCCAACTGCACCTAGATCAGTCCTCCGCtcagcaaagaagaactttatCCCTGGTTTGCCGGTGCAGGGGCCGGCTGGTCTCGGCCTCACGCAGATATTCGCTGGTACCATGGACGACAGCCAAATGAATTCTGCCAACGGTCCAACCCAATCTTTGATGCCCGATTTTGATCATTTTCCCGACTCCAACTTCTCTGCGACCATGGACGAGCCCATGGAGGACATGATCATAGACAGTCAAAAGAATGACAGCCAAAAGAATACTCAAGACATCGCCCTCGACCTTTCTCAGTCTCAGATGCGCGGCCTGGACAGCTTGCTTCGGGAAGAGAGCACTCAAATTTCCGAAATGATTGATTTCACTCAGGATGGTGGGCTCCAAGACCAAACACCCTTAAAGAACAGATTCGTCGAGGCACCAGTTTCGACTACGGAGACTATGTTGGTCGATCACGACGACCCGACCCAAGCTTCACCACTCGTCCGACGTGGCCGCCTTCGTCGCAGAATAGAGACATCTCAACGCATTCAGGAAACACCAGAGCCGGCATCTGCAGAGAAGACTGATAATGTCTTTGAAGCGTTGAAGGAGGGTGCCAAGAACGAACATAAGAAACGCCTCCAAACCGAGTTTGACCACAAGAACAGCAAGGCAAAAGAGATGGTTCAGGAACAAGCTGAGGAATCCGAAGATGAATATGCTGGGCTGGGTGGTGCAGATGGCGAGGACAGTGACAATGAGTCTGCCGCTTCACTCAAAGACATCATAGACGACACTGCTAGTAACGATATTGACGGAGCCAAACTCGCTGCTTTATATGC CGCTCGAGAACAagcagaagatgagaagcaggTCGAGAAGCTTTTCAAGGACATCACGACTGGCATGCTTCGCCGTAAACGAGGTGCAGGCTACGACCTTGACGATTCagacgatgatggcgaggCTCGTCGTCGAATGAAGCGTCGACAGTTTGCTAAAATGCAGAAGGCTCTCTTTTCCGACGAACGTGTCAAGAAGATAGCCGAGAACCCCGGTAATCAGGCCTTCTTACGAACGATCGAGGATCGTggcagtgatgatgaaatggaCTTTTTGGATGCACCGCAGGAGATTGTTGAGTCCTCACAGTCCCAGTCTCAGGATGAAAGCAGCGAGGCTCAGACTGTTCCTGACAGCCAACCTCAGAAGGTTCTCAGCCCTGCGGATAACAGGGTCCCTGGCTATCTGCGTAGGaccaaggatggcaagaagccCTCTAACATTGGTGAAGTTCGAGAGACTTTGTCCGATCTGCTGGAAGAACCCCATGGTTCAGTTATCCCTGCAACTGAAGTCGGGTCAGACAGCGAAGGCGAAGAAAATACTACCACAGAAACTCGCAGCGATAAGGAGAATGATATTTCTAACCCCCGCCGTGGCCGTGTCGCTGTCGTTGATCGCATCAGTCTCAAACGCAGTGGTTCTTTGAACGTTAGCACTGGCCGCCTTGCCTTTGCAACAGCATCAAACTCCTCATTCAAAGTCCCCGCTCTGCTTCGCCGTGCCACTACAAATTCATTTGTATCTGGTACAGTCTCTACCACAAGCTCTGGTTCGCCAGCACCAGCGAGCGGATTTGGtgaggaggccaagatcaagaagggAGCCACCAAGAAGAGCGGTGTACATGCTTTTGCTCGTGATAGTGAGAGACGAGCAAAGCTGGAGCAGAATGAGcgaaagagagaagaaagaaagattAAAGGGGCAGAGAGGAGAGTCGGAGTCGTGGGTGGCTTATTGGGTAAGGGTTCATTTGAATAA
- a CDS encoding aarF domain-containing kinase gives MNALSVSAFANRIATRSWTCSTCRSQLVRSKPFRDFSARGFASRRGSRKSNGHKSGPKRPLLYASAGVGTVGATALAFTDDIKSSYEAAERTGRVAVALAVCINDYRTTLNARETIADHDEQESMLKACHKRCAERTLVVLEKNGGIFIKLGQHLSAMNYLLPSEWTNTFIPLQDKCPVSSLESIEDMFRKDTGEELWDYFSDFAPEPIGAASLAQVHLASIKGSNQKVAVKVQHPELEAWAPLDLALTRYTFSTLKRFFPEYDLEWLSSEMDVSLPKELDFQEEANNARRMKEHFAKIPQLPLIIPEVIWAKKRIIVMACEAGSRLDDLDYLDKNGIDRDEVSATLARIFNEMIFGDGAPLHCDPHGGNIAIRKNNARRGLGRGPNFDVILYDHGLYRDIELPLRRSYAKMWLAVIDGDMDRMKKYAHEVAGIEDKDFPLFASAITGRDYSIVSKSGSILETRTADEQKTMSGALQEGLIVDLVQLLSRVPRIILLILKTNDLTRSLDENLQTRQGPIRSFMILARYCTKTVFHEKLEEIGQNGSFLWPFNAVRVFAAWVGFMRVEIKLEAFELWLFTKRMLGLGSLEFSGAALQK, from the exons ATGAACGCCTTATCTGTTTCGGCCTTTGCGAATCGCATCGCCACTCGATCATGGACCTGTTCGACTTGTAGAAGTCAGTTGGTCCGAAGTAAGCCCTTTCGAGATTTCAGCGCAAGAGGTTTCGCATCGCGGAGAGGCTCGAGGAAAAGCAATGGTCACAAGTCCGGCCCTAAACGACCGCTGTTATATGCCTCGGCTGGTGTTGGTACTGTAGGCGCGACCGCGCTTGCATTCACCGACGACATCAAGAGTAGTTATGAGGCGGCGGAACGTACAGGCAGAGTTGCGGTTGCGCTCGCCGTGTGTATCAACGA TTACCGAACAACATTAAACGCCAGAGAAACGATAGCGGACCATGATGAACAGGAGAGCATGCTAAAGGCATGTCACAAACGATGCGCCGAACGGACCCTCGTTGTGTTGGAAAAGAATGGCGGTATCTTTATCAAACTCGGCCAGCATCTG AGCGCCATGAATTACCTTTTACCATCCGAATGGACAAACACTTTCATCCCCCTGCAGGACAAGTGCCCTGTATCTTCACTTGAGTCGATCGAGGATATGTTTCGCAAGGATACAGGAGAAGAGCTTTGGGACTATTTCTCCGATTTCGCCCCTGAACCAATTGGTGCTGCCTCTCTTGCTCAGGTACATCTGGCATCCATCAAGGGGTCAAATCAGAAGGTTGCGGTCAAGGTTCAACATCCTGAGCTCGAAGCATGGGCACCCCTGGATCTAGCGCTTACCCGGTACACGTTTTCGACTCTGAAACGATTTTTCCCCGAATATGATCTTGAGTGGCTCTCTTCTGAGATGGATGTTTCTCTTCCTAAAGAACTTGACTTCCAAGAAGAGGCTAACAATGCCCGACGTATGAAGGAGCACTTCGCTAAGATTCCACAGCTACCCCTGATTATCCCCGAGGTCATCTGGGCTAAGAAGCGAATCATTGTTATGGCGTGCGAAGCGGGAAGTAGACTCGACGATCTGGACTATTTGGATAAGAACGGTATTGACCGAGATGAAGTATCTGCCACGTTAGCGCGTATCTTCAACGAAATGatctttggtgatggtgcACCCCTGCACTGTGATCCTCACGGTGGCAATATTGCAATCCGCAAGAACAATGCCCGCCGGGGCCTTGGACGAGGTCCTAACTTTGATGTGATTTTATATGATCATGGTCTCTACCGCGACATTGAGCTTCCTTTGCGAAGGTCATACGCCAAGATGTGGCTTGCGGTTATTGATGGCGATATGGATCGAATGAAGAAATATGCACATGAGGTTGCCGGTATAGAGGACAAGGACTTCCCGCTCTTTGCTTCAGCAATTACTGGTCGAGACTACAGCATTGTTAGCAAGTCTGGATCTATCCTCGAGACTCGGACAGCGGATGAGCAAAAGACAATGAGCGGGGCTCTGCAGGAGGGTCTCATTGTCGACCTCGTGCAGCTTCTCAGCCGCGTGCCTCGTATCATCCTTCTAATTCTCAAGACAAATGATCTAACCCGAAGCCTGGACGAGAACCTCCAGACACGGCAGGGTCCCATCCGTTCGTTCATGATCCTCGCACGATATTGCACCAAGACCGTATTCcacgagaagcttgaagagatCGGTCAAAACGGATCATTCCTCTGGCCGTTCAATGCTGTGCGAGTGTTTGCTGCATGGGTTGGTTTCATGCGCGTGGAGATCAAGTTAGAGGCCTTTGAACTTTGGCTATTTACCAAGAGAATGTTGGGTCTAGGCAGCTTAGAGTTTTCAGGTGCGGCGTTACAAAAGTGA